The sequence below is a genomic window from Mycobacterium sp. ITM-2016-00316.
TAAGGTTCTTCGCGTTGCATCGAATTAATCCACATGCTCCGCCGCTTGTGCGGGCCCCCGTCAATTTCTTTGAGTTTTAGCCTTGCGGCCGTACTCCCCAGGCGGGGTACTTAATGCGTTAGCTACGGCACGGATCCCAAGGAAGGAAACCCACACCTAGTACCCACCGTTTACGGCGTGGACTACCAGGGTATCTAATCCTGTTCGCTCCCCACGCTTTCGCTCCTCAGCGTCAGTTACTGCCCAGAGACCCGCCTTCGCCACCGGTGTTCCTCCTGATATCTGCGCATTCCACCGCTACACCAGGAATTCCAGTCTCCCCTGCAGTACTCAAGTCTGCCCGTATCGCCCGCACGCCCACAGTTAAGCTGTGAGTTTTCACGAACAACGCGACAAACCACCTACGAGCTCTTTACGCCCAGTAATTCCGGACAACGCTCGGACCCTACGTATTACCGCGGCTGCTGGCACGTAGTTGGCCGGTCCTTCTTCTGCACATACCGTCACTTGCGCTTCGTCTGTGCTGAAAGAGGTTTACAACCCGAAGGCCGTCATCCCTCACGCGGCGTCGCTGCATCAGGCTTGCGCCCATTGTGCAATATTCCCCACTGCTGCCTCCCGTAGGAGTCTGGGCCGTATCTCAGTCCCAGTGTGGCCGGTCACCCTCTCAGGCCGGCTACCCGTCGTCGCCTTGGTAGGCCATTACCCCACCAACAAGCTGATAGGCCGCGGGCCCATCCCACACCGCAAAAGCTTTCCACCACACACCAGGAGGCGCATGGTCATATTCGGTATTAGACCCAGTTTCCCAGGCTTATCCCAAAGTGCAGGGCAGATCACCCACGTGTTACTCACCCGTTCGCCACTCGAGTACCCCGAAGGGCCTTTCCGTTCGACTTGCATGTGTTAAGCACGCCGCCAGCGTTCGTCCTGAGCCAGAATCAAACTCTCCAAACAAAAACAACCCAACCCAAAGGCCAGGTGGAATTCGAATCAGAAAAACCTGATATCCAAACAAAAGACACCAAAAACTGGCATCAAAAAAACAAACCACCCACCAAACTCGGGAAGACGGGAAGTCCCCCAAAAATGAGTGGCAAAAAACAACAAACAAAAACCACCAAACACACTATTGAGTTCTCAAACAACAGACCTTCATTTGTCCGCGCCACAAACCCCGGCTCGAAAGCCGCGGTAGGTAGTGCGGGCAGTGAGGAACCCCCACGTTAATGGGTGATTCTCTCGGATTTGTCTTCGCTCTCCGGCCGAGGCCGTGTCGCTCTGACTTGCAATAAGTTACGGCAGGGCTAACAGCGAGTCAAATCGCCTGTTCAGCGCGGAGTCTGCGCAGGTCAGCGAGCTACGCCGACGGGTCATCGGCGCTCACCCGCACCACACCGGCAATGTTGCGCTTGCCACGTCGCAACACCAGCCAACGGTCGTGCAAAAAGTCCGATGACTGTGGTATCCACTCGTCGCTTTCGATTCGCACGTTGTTCACGTACACGCCGCCCTCTCCCACCGTCCGGCGCGCGTCCCCCTTGCTCTTGGACAGCCCGGTGCCCACCAGCAGATCGGTGATCGCATCCGGGCCGCCGGCCGCGAGCTCTGTCACCGCGCCGTTGCTCGCCTCCCGCAAGGCCGCGGCCAGCGTCGATTCGTCGAGATCGCCCAGTTCGCCCCGCCCGAACAACGCCTGGCTGGCCAGTTCTACGGCATCGGTGGCGGCCTGTCCGTGCACCAGCGTGGTCAACTCACGCGCCAGCGTCCGTTGCGCGGCACGTTCGTGGGCGCGAGTCTCGGTGGCTTCGCCCAACTCGGAGATCTGCTCGGCGCTCAGGAACGTGAACCATTTGAGGTAGCCGAGAACATCGGCGTCCGCGGTGTTGAAAAAGTACTGGTACCAGGCGTACGGGCTGGTCAGCTCCGGATCGAGCCAGATGTTGCCGCCACCGGTCGACTTACCGAACTTCTTGCCCTCGGAGTCGGTGACCAGCGGTGTCGTCATCGCGTGCACCGTGGCGCTGCGCTTCTGCCGCACCAGCCGGACGCCGGCGACGATATTGCCCCACTGGTCGGACCCGCCGATCTGCAGTCCGCAGCCATACCGTTCGTGCAGCTGCACGTAGTCATTGGCTTGCAGCAGCATGTAGCTGAACTCCGTGTAGGAGATGCCCTCGCCCTCCAGGCGCCGGCGCACCGTATCGCGGTCGAGCATGACGTTGACCGAGAAGTACTTGCCGACATCGCGCAGGAACTCGATGGCGGACAGCTCACCGGTCCAGGACAGGTTGTTCTCGACAATCGCCCCGGTCGGCCCGTCGTCGAATTCGACGAACCGTTCGAGCTGGCCACGGATGCGTCCGGACCATTCGGCGACGGTGTCCGCGGTCTGCATGGTGCGTTCCCCGCTGTCTCGGGGGTCGCCGATCATGCCGGTGGCGCCGCCTGCCAGCACGATCGGACGATGTCCGGCCTGCTGAAATCGGCGCAACGTGAGCAGCGGAACGAGGTGACCGGCATGCAAGCTGGGCGCGGTGGGATCGAACCCCGAATAGACCGTGAGCGGCGCGTTGGCCAGCGCCTCCGCCAACGCGTCCCGGTCGGTCGACTGCGCGATCAGGCCGCGCCATTCCAGCTCATCGAGGATGCCTTTACTCACCCGGCCATCATCCTGTATCAGTCGCTGCCACCGGGTACCGGAGCCCGCGGACTGCGGCGGTAGGCCGAGACCTCGGGGTGCCCCGACAGCCAGAACCGCCAGGCGCGATCCGCCGCGGTGCTCACCCCGACCCTCGGCCCCGCCAGCGCATCCACTGCCGCGCCCAGCTCGATGCGGATCGGTGCGGTCGTATCGAAAAGGTCAATCCCGTTGTCGTCCATGGTAATTCCCAGTGCCGAGCACAAGTTCCCGGGGCCGCGCGCCAGCGCACGAAGTGCCGGGGTCACGCCGCGACGCTGTTGAGCCACCGGCACACCGTCGTCGATGACGGCCGCGCGCAACAACACCGCCGCCGCGGCACCCTCCCAGCCGCAGACCACATTGGCGCAGACGTGGATGCCGTGGCTGCGATAGGTGTACATCCGGCCGGCCGGGCCGAACATCACGGTGTTGCGCAGACGTGGCCCGCGAAACGAGTGCGACGCCGGGTCCGGCCAGGGGC
It includes:
- the tyrS gene encoding tyrosine--tRNA ligase, with the translated sequence MSKGILDELEWRGLIAQSTDRDALAEALANAPLTVYSGFDPTAPSLHAGHLVPLLTLRRFQQAGHRPIVLAGGATGMIGDPRDSGERTMQTADTVAEWSGRIRGQLERFVEFDDGPTGAIVENNLSWTGELSAIEFLRDVGKYFSVNVMLDRDTVRRRLEGEGISYTEFSYMLLQANDYVQLHERYGCGLQIGGSDQWGNIVAGVRLVRQKRSATVHAMTTPLVTDSEGKKFGKSTGGGNIWLDPELTSPYAWYQYFFNTADADVLGYLKWFTFLSAEQISELGEATETRAHERAAQRTLARELTTLVHGQAATDAVELASQALFGRGELGDLDESTLAAALREASNGAVTELAAGGPDAITDLLVGTGLSKSKGDARRTVGEGGVYVNNVRIESDEWIPQSSDFLHDRWLVLRRGKRNIAGVVRVSADDPSA
- a CDS encoding DNA-3-methyladenine glycosylase codes for the protein MGAMTLAVDPVAAARRLLGARLHGRDVTATIVEVEAYGGPPDGPWPDPASHSFRGPRLRNTVMFGPAGRMYTYRSHGIHVCANVVCGWEGAAAAVLLRAAVIDDGVPVAQQRRGVTPALRALARGPGNLCSALGITMDDNGIDLFDTTAPIRIELGAAVDALAGPRVGVSTAADRAWRFWLSGHPEVSAYRRSPRAPVPGGSD